One segment of Proteus appendicitidis DNA contains the following:
- a CDS encoding glycosyltransferase family 4 protein — MKIGIIDVTITMSYGGIQTAVWELAKQLHDAGHEVHLYGGNGDIRHNLAGRQIQIHTYPYTPRDKVIDLGGRFRRIVERYTFARHAKKDVISQKFDWVILTKPFDFFWPSMMPKSSSTRFCYMSGGTSFFKGDRRLGKKISAWVACSHFNAWQIQHHFKQFPRVIYNGVDIEKFKPMATSLREQLGISESTFLLSFAGRLVGWKGLSVAIDAIEKLKGEDVKLLIIGTGDDLERLKSKSMTKGIAEQVIFHQPVEHNQLPKFYAASDAGIFPSTGDEAFGITIAEAMACAKPVIASHIGGIPEVVGNEGTAGLLVAPGNADEIVMAINHLRQLSDRGKAMGENARLRIETHYTWQHSAQRLLQTLAS, encoded by the coding sequence ATGAAGATCGGTATAATTGATGTCACAATCACCATGTCTTATGGCGGGATCCAAACTGCGGTTTGGGAACTGGCTAAGCAATTACATGATGCGGGGCATGAAGTTCATCTTTATGGTGGCAATGGCGATATTCGACACAATCTAGCTGGACGCCAAATACAAATTCATACTTATCCTTATACACCGCGAGATAAAGTGATTGATCTTGGTGGTCGTTTTCGCCGTATTGTTGAACGCTACACTTTTGCACGACACGCTAAAAAAGATGTTATCAGTCAAAAGTTTGATTGGGTTATTTTAACAAAACCTTTTGATTTTTTTTGGCCTTCTATGATGCCTAAATCATCTTCAACACGTTTTTGTTATATGAGTGGAGGCACTAGCTTTTTTAAAGGTGACCGCAGATTAGGTAAAAAGATTTCAGCATGGGTAGCATGTAGCCATTTTAATGCTTGGCAAATCCAACATCATTTTAAGCAATTCCCTCGTGTGATTTATAATGGTGTGGATATTGAAAAATTTAAACCTATGGCGACCTCGTTACGAGAGCAATTAGGAATAAGTGAATCTACTTTTTTACTCTCATTTGCTGGACGATTAGTCGGTTGGAAAGGCTTGAGTGTCGCGATCGATGCTATCGAAAAGCTAAAAGGTGAAGATGTGAAGCTCTTGATTATCGGTACAGGCGATGATCTAGAACGATTGAAGAGTAAATCGATGACAAAAGGCATTGCTGAACAAGTTATTTTTCATCAACCCGTTGAGCATAACCAATTACCTAAATTCTATGCAGCCAGTGATGCGGGTATTTTCCCAAGTACTGGCGATGAAGCATTTGGCATTACGATTGCAGAAGCGATGGCATGTGCCAAACCAGTTATTGCCAGCCATATCGGGGGGATTCCTGAAGTGGTGGGTAATGAGGGCACTGCAGGATTATTGGTTGCCCCTGGCAATGCAGATGAAATTGTGATGGCAATTAATCATCTTCGCCAATTATCCGATAGAGGAAAAGCAATGGGCGAGAATGCACGTTTACGTATAGAAACACATTATACTTGGCAACATTCTGCACAACGTTTATTACAGACATTGGCGTCATAA
- a CDS encoding glycosyltransferase family 4 protein, which yields MMKIAYLDPYPVPDLRVASLQILQNVDAFARAGAHVTLVTPKGQYRDSDILGRSIHANASLVSLRDIRRKWYFPFNSQKLFSLQIARWVKQNNVDALFTRNLKLACYLCENYPEIPLFFESHEIFAQSFAESHSFEKKKNRAKYHKLLKMEKLVYSQATGIFVLTSLLRDDIVSQYQVATPITVVPDGVDLHAVANYQVTPPLLDKAITEVLYLGSLHKWKGIPTMMRAMKYLDNARLNIAGGTPEQIGGLTLLAQEMDVKDKVNFLGFIDPKKRFEAIAQHDICVLPLTLTSIGSRYTSPLKLFEYMAMEKPVVISDFPSIRDVVDEKAVSFADSGDAQSFAKQIIQLRDNPQRASEKTAHARSLVENYYNWDKRAEVILKTIETLIQ from the coding sequence ATAATGAAGATTGCCTATCTTGATCCTTACCCAGTTCCTGACTTACGAGTTGCTTCATTGCAAATTTTGCAAAATGTTGATGCTTTTGCCAGAGCGGGAGCACATGTCACTTTAGTTACACCAAAAGGGCAATATCGAGATAGTGATATATTAGGTCGTTCAATCCATGCTAATGCAAGTTTAGTTTCCTTAAGAGATATTCGTCGTAAATGGTATTTTCCATTTAATTCACAAAAACTTTTCTCATTACAGATAGCGCGTTGGGTTAAGCAAAATAATGTTGATGCGTTGTTTACCCGTAATTTAAAACTGGCTTGTTATCTTTGTGAAAATTATCCAGAAATTCCCCTTTTTTTTGAAAGTCATGAAATATTTGCACAATCTTTCGCAGAGTCTCATTCATTTGAGAAAAAAAAGAATCGCGCGAAATATCATAAGCTATTAAAAATGGAGAAATTGGTTTATAGCCAAGCGACAGGTATTTTTGTTCTTACTTCATTACTCAGAGATGATATTGTTTCGCAATATCAAGTTGCTACACCGATAACCGTTGTTCCTGATGGTGTTGATTTGCATGCAGTGGCAAATTATCAGGTTACTCCTCCTTTATTAGATAAAGCTATAACTGAAGTGCTGTATTTAGGTAGCCTGCATAAATGGAAGGGCATTCCTACCATGATGCGAGCAATGAAATACCTTGATAACGCGCGATTGAATATTGCAGGGGGAACGCCGGAGCAGATTGGAGGGCTAACCTTATTAGCACAAGAAATGGACGTAAAAGATAAGGTTAATTTTTTGGGGTTTATTGATCCGAAAAAACGCTTTGAAGCGATTGCTCAGCACGATATCTGTGTACTCCCGCTTACGTTAACCAGTATTGGAAGCCGTTATACTTCACCACTCAAGTTATTTGAGTATATGGCGATGGAAAAACCTGTAGTAATTTCAGATTTTCCTTCAATCCGTGATGTTGTAGATGAAAAAGCAGTAAGTTTTGCAGATAGTGGCGATGCACAAAGTTTTGCAAAACAGATAATACAGTTAAGAGATAATCCACAGCGCGCAAGTGAAAAAACCGCTCATGCCCGCTCATTAGTTGAAAACTATTACAACTGGGATAAACGGGCTGAGGTGATCCTAAAGACAATAGAGACGCTAATTCAGTGA
- the rfaL gene encoding O-antigen ligase RfaL — translation MMVFKDYSKKSLWNLSIIGLYIILIYLPDITRYKNIVMGLIGATALWYLVRDFKTICKIFKNNLSYSLLFLLLVIGYSILISVEPNISIKEVNKPILNGLLLFAVTFPIVLYKEKPTDIAKMVMVAFTIGLLVIIAKELVQYYLEYQKGISPFTQKSQTAHREISYALLFFFPIILSSLVLKKRNSIINWFLLILISALFIFIMLGTLARGAWIALVIITLLTLIINRQYLIIVILSSCILLSASAIYLNNNFINGELKSKLFQLNSGKRFSNGTQSSALELIKQNPIKGYGYGNQIFHNIYDPLVRDNPHWVFKKSRGPHNVFLAFWFAGGILGLLGILYFCSSIIAQGIQLIRKNQGIIRQAALVLLMSFLGVYVLRGLFENAYINQVGILVGLMLALRHALLNNQSATPSDKQQ, via the coding sequence ATGATGGTGTTTAAAGACTATAGTAAAAAATCCCTGTGGAATTTATCCATTATTGGGCTTTACATTATATTGATCTACTTACCGGATATCACCCGTTATAAAAATATTGTGATGGGATTGATTGGTGCAACAGCACTGTGGTATCTGGTACGTGATTTTAAGACTATCTGTAAAATCTTTAAAAATAATCTGTCATACTCACTGCTGTTTTTATTGTTGGTGATTGGTTATTCCATCCTAATTTCTGTCGAACCCAATATCAGTATTAAAGAAGTCAATAAGCCTATTTTAAATGGCTTACTGCTATTTGCTGTGACCTTTCCGATTGTATTATATAAAGAAAAACCGACCGATATTGCTAAGATGGTAATGGTAGCGTTTACGATTGGACTATTGGTGATTATAGCTAAGGAGTTAGTGCAGTATTATTTGGAGTATCAGAAAGGAATTTCTCCATTTACGCAAAAAAGCCAAACAGCACATAGAGAAATATCTTATGCCCTACTTTTCTTCTTCCCAATCATTTTATCTTCCCTTGTTTTAAAAAAAAGAAACTCTATTATTAATTGGTTTTTATTAATTTTAATTAGTGCATTATTTATTTTTATAATGCTAGGAACTTTAGCACGGGGGGCATGGATAGCATTAGTAATTATTACATTGCTTACCTTAATTATTAATCGCCAATATCTAATTATTGTAATCTTAAGTAGTTGTATACTATTGTCAGCATCTGCAATTTATCTAAATAATAATTTTATTAATGGTGAGCTTAAATCTAAATTATTTCAACTAAATAGTGGAAAAAGATTCAGTAATGGAACACAAAGCTCCGCATTAGAGCTTATTAAACAAAACCCAATAAAAGGTTATGGTTACGGTAATCAGATTTTTCATAATATTTACGATCCTCTAGTGAGAGATAACCCGCACTGGGTATTTAAAAAATCGAGAGGCCCCCATAACGTCTTTTTAGCTTTCTGGTTTGCGGGCGGTATTTTAGGGTTACTTGGTATTCTTTATTTTTGTTCTTCGATTATTGCCCAAGGGATTCAGCTAATAAGAAAAAACCAAGGGATTATTCGCCAAGCGGCTTTAGTGTTATTGATGTCATTTTTAGGTGTTTATGTACTGAGAGGATTATTTGAAAATGCCTATATCAATCAGGTCGGTATTTTGGTGGGACTCATGTTGGCGCTACGACATGCTTTACTTAATAATCAATCAGCAACACCGTCAGATAAACAGCAATAG
- the mutM gene encoding bifunctional DNA-formamidopyrimidine glycosylase/DNA-(apurinic or apyrimidinic site) lyase — MPELPEVETSRRGIEPHLVGNVLHYAIVRNSKLRWPVSEKIKTLLDEPILSVKRRAKYLLIELHTGWIIIHLGMSGSVRILLEEQPEEKHDHIDLIFRDGKVLRYTDPRRFGAWLWCEDLATSSVLAHLGPEPLSDEFNAEYLYQQSKNKKTAIKPWLMDNKLVVGVGNIYANEALFSSGIMPDRKANSLTQEECTVLVTAIKRVLTRSIEQGGTTLKDFLQSDGKPGYFAQELFVYGRKDKPCLICGQPIESIKQGQRSTFFCRHCQHGENER; from the coding sequence GTGCCTGAATTACCGGAAGTCGAAACCAGTCGCCGAGGTATAGAGCCTCACCTTGTAGGCAATGTGTTGCACTATGCTATTGTACGTAATAGTAAATTACGTTGGCCTGTCTCAGAAAAAATAAAAACGTTACTGGATGAGCCTATTTTAAGTGTAAAGCGACGTGCTAAGTATTTGCTAATTGAGCTTCATACAGGATGGATCATTATTCATTTAGGGATGTCAGGAAGTGTACGCATATTATTAGAAGAACAACCTGAAGAAAAACATGATCATATCGATTTGATTTTTCGTGATGGTAAAGTACTCCGCTATACTGATCCACGACGCTTTGGTGCTTGGCTATGGTGTGAAGATTTAGCCACAAGCTCTGTATTAGCGCATTTAGGGCCTGAACCACTTTCTGATGAATTTAACGCCGAATATCTCTATCAACAATCCAAAAATAAAAAAACGGCGATAAAGCCGTGGTTAATGGATAATAAATTAGTGGTTGGTGTAGGCAATATTTATGCTAATGAGGCGCTATTTTCATCGGGTATTATGCCAGATAGAAAAGCCAATAGCCTAACGCAAGAAGAGTGTACGGTGCTGGTAACTGCGATTAAGCGAGTATTAACGCGCTCTATTGAGCAAGGTGGCACGACACTAAAAGATTTTCTGCAATCAGACGGTAAACCTGGTTATTTTGCGCAAGAGTTATTTGTTTATGGGCGCAAAGACAAGCCTTGTTTGATTTGTGGTCAACCGATAGAAAGTATTAAACAAGGGCAACGTAGCACATTTTTCTGCCGACATTGCCAACATGGTGAAAATGAGCGCTAA
- the coaD gene encoding pantetheine-phosphate adenylyltransferase encodes MKNKAIYPGTFDPITYGHIDILTRAAGMFDTVLLAIADSARKNPMFTLEERVNLAREVTSHLPNVEVVGFSELMANFAKQQQATILIRGVRSVSDFEYEWQLANMNRHFAPDLDSVFLLPSQNLSFVSSSLIKDVARHDGDVSTFLPEVVTTAMLKKLGKI; translated from the coding sequence ATGAAAAATAAAGCTATCTATCCCGGAACCTTTGATCCTATCACTTATGGTCATATTGATATTTTAACCCGTGCAGCAGGTATGTTTGATACGGTTTTATTAGCGATTGCTGATAGCGCCCGTAAAAATCCTATGTTCACCTTAGAAGAGCGGGTGAATTTAGCTAGAGAGGTAACGAGTCATTTACCTAATGTTGAAGTAGTGGGATTTAGCGAACTAATGGCTAACTTTGCTAAGCAACAACAAGCCACCATTTTAATTCGCGGTGTCCGCTCTGTTTCTGATTTTGAATATGAATGGCAACTCGCCAATATGAACCGTCACTTTGCACCGGATCTTGATAGTGTGTTTTTACTGCCCTCTCAAAATCTATCATTTGTCTCTTCATCGTTAATTAAAGATGTGGCGCGCCATGACGGTGATGTCTCTACGTTTTTACCTGAAGTTGTCACCACCGCCATGCTAAAAAAACTCGGTAAGATTTAG
- a CDS encoding glycosyltransferase family 2 protein, with translation MSQSKRLSVVMISKNVADVIGECLDSVQWADEIIVLDSGSQDNTCHIATEKGAKVFINSEWPGFGKQRQLAQQYATGDYIFMIDSDERITPELQTSILAVLQQPEENVVYSCARRNLFMGRFMKHSGWYPDKVTRLYARERYQYNDNLVHESLETQSATVKTLQGDLLHLTCRDLIEFQQKQLKYASEWAKERHQRGKTTSYSSILSHTAGAFFKTWLLRMGFLDGKQGLVLAFVNAQYTFNKYASLWELSQKTVNHEK, from the coding sequence ATGAGCCAAAGTAAGCGCCTTTCTGTGGTGATGATCAGTAAAAATGTCGCTGATGTCATTGGCGAGTGCTTAGACTCTGTACAATGGGCTGATGAAATTATTGTGTTAGATTCAGGTAGCCAAGATAACACCTGTCATATTGCAACAGAAAAAGGGGCTAAGGTCTTTATCAACAGTGAATGGCCGGGATTTGGTAAACAGCGCCAACTGGCACAACAATATGCCACTGGTGATTATATTTTTATGATCGATAGTGATGAACGCATCACTCCTGAACTCCAAACCAGTATCCTCGCCGTATTACAACAACCTGAAGAAAATGTGGTTTATAGCTGCGCTCGCCGTAATTTATTTATGGGGCGATTTATGAAACACAGTGGTTGGTATCCCGATAAAGTGACACGCTTATATGCTCGTGAACGTTATCAATATAACGATAATTTAGTGCATGAATCATTAGAAACCCAAAGTGCGACTGTTAAAACCTTACAAGGTGATCTTTTGCATCTTACCTGCCGTGATTTAATAGAATTTCAGCAAAAACAGCTAAAATATGCCTCCGAATGGGCAAAAGAGCGCCATCAACGAGGAAAAACAACGAGTTATAGTTCTATCTTAAGCCATACTGCTGGTGCTTTTTTTAAGACGTGGTTGTTAAGAATGGGTTTTTTAGATGGGAAACAGGGATTAGTACTGGCATTTGTTAATGCACAGTATACCTTTAATAAATACGCCTCTTTATGGGAACTCAGCCAGAAGACTGTAAATCATGAAAAATAA
- the waaA gene encoding lipid IV(A) 3-deoxy-D-manno-octulosonic acid transferase: MLLRLYQVLLYLIQPLIWLRLLLRSRKAPAYRKRWGERYGFCKGKVVPQGILLHSVSVGETLAAVPLVRALRHHYPDLPITVTTMTPTGSERVRSAFGDDVYHVYLPYDLPGSVNRFLKTVDPKLVIIMETELWPNLISKLHQRKIPLIIANARLSERSAAGYQKLGSFVKTMLQKITLIAAQNQEDGERFIELGLKRSHLHVTGSLKFDISVTPELAARAVALRRQWAAHRPVWIATSTHEGEESIILETHKKLLTQFPQLLLILVPRHPERFPKAEQLTREAGLKYTLRSTDAVPDAQTQVVIGDTMGELMLLYGIADLAFVGGSLVERGGHNPLEAAAHAIPVIMGPHTFNFKNICAKLDQAEGLITVTDSESMATAIASLLNDEDYRRYYGHHAVEVLHENQGALLRLLTLLSPYLPPRSH; this comes from the coding sequence ATGTTGTTGCGTTTATATCAGGTACTTCTTTACCTTATTCAACCTCTGATTTGGTTGCGTCTTTTATTACGCAGCCGTAAAGCACCCGCCTACCGTAAACGGTGGGGAGAGCGCTATGGCTTTTGCAAAGGCAAAGTCGTACCTCAAGGGATATTATTGCATTCCGTTTCTGTTGGTGAAACACTCGCCGCAGTGCCGCTTGTTCGCGCCCTTCGTCATCACTATCCTGATTTACCCATTACCGTCACTACCATGACACCGACTGGCTCAGAACGTGTACGCTCCGCATTTGGTGATGATGTTTACCATGTCTATCTTCCTTATGATTTACCGGGTTCAGTTAATCGTTTTCTTAAAACGGTTGACCCGAAATTGGTGATCATTATGGAAACGGAGTTATGGCCTAACTTGATTTCAAAACTTCATCAACGAAAAATCCCGTTGATTATCGCCAATGCCCGTTTATCTGAACGCTCTGCTGCGGGTTACCAAAAATTGGGCAGTTTTGTCAAAACGATGCTCCAAAAAATCACCTTAATTGCCGCTCAAAATCAGGAAGATGGTGAACGATTTATTGAACTGGGCCTCAAACGTTCACATTTGCATGTTACAGGTAGCCTAAAATTTGATATTTCTGTTACCCCAGAATTAGCCGCCAGAGCCGTTGCTTTGCGCCGTCAATGGGCTGCTCACCGCCCCGTGTGGATAGCAACGAGTACCCATGAGGGCGAAGAAAGCATTATTTTAGAGACACATAAAAAGCTACTGACACAATTCCCTCAGCTTTTATTAATTTTAGTCCCTCGCCACCCAGAGCGTTTTCCTAAAGCCGAACAATTAACACGTGAAGCAGGATTAAAATATACCCTACGAAGCACTGACGCTGTGCCTGATGCACAAACTCAAGTGGTTATTGGCGATACAATGGGCGAGCTGATGTTGCTCTATGGTATTGCAGATTTAGCCTTTGTTGGCGGGAGCTTAGTAGAGCGTGGTGGTCATAATCCTTTAGAAGCTGCTGCTCACGCTATCCCCGTTATTATGGGACCGCATACTTTTAACTTTAAAAATATCTGTGCCAAGCTTGATCAAGCTGAAGGATTAATTACTGTTACAGACAGTGAATCAATGGCGACGGCTATTGCCTCATTGCTTAATGATGAAGATTATCGCCGTTATTACGGTCACCATGCCGTGGAAGTGCTTCATGAAAACCAAGGGGCATTACTGCGTTTACTTACCTTACTTTCACCTTATCTTCCCCCTCGGAGTCACTAA
- a CDS encoding glycosyltransferase — MSQQHILFIIDGLPGGGAENVTLRLANGFHQAGYQVTLLSLHNKLAYELPDFIDYIVDHDNYRGIFRKLTEISRRAKSLDNVLTQLFAKKGRPALVLSNLHKTDRIVCRSKQLKSCNVWYCIHGIYSQSYLGNKSGFSYWLKKTKIQRVYRDKNLVCVSNAVKDDLINAIGIHAEQLKTIYNPFNIEEIQQKATLSNPFAEQDYILHVGRLHEVKRQDRLIEAFAKADLPCQLIILGEGTPTVKQRLEALIKQLNLMEKVTLAGFIPNPLPTIKGAKVVALSSDSEGLPTVLIEALICGVPIVSTRCPGGVSEIMTGELSDYLSAMDSDSLAEKLRLAYYSQPQILPSSYAKFELNHILKQYIALIP; from the coding sequence GTGAGTCAACAACATATACTTTTTATTATTGATGGATTACCGGGTGGTGGTGCTGAAAACGTCACGCTCAGGCTAGCTAATGGTTTTCATCAAGCTGGATACCAAGTCACATTATTATCCTTACATAATAAATTAGCGTATGAACTACCTGATTTTATTGATTATATTGTTGATCATGATAACTATCGTGGAATTTTTAGAAAATTAACTGAAATATCGCGTAGAGCAAAATCGCTTGATAATGTACTCACTCAACTTTTTGCTAAGAAAGGTCGCCCTGCTCTCGTTCTTTCTAATTTACATAAAACAGACCGCATTGTTTGTCGCTCTAAACAACTAAAAAGTTGCAATGTTTGGTACTGTATTCACGGCATTTACTCTCAATCTTATCTTGGCAATAAATCAGGATTTTCATATTGGCTGAAAAAAACAAAAATCCAACGAGTTTATCGAGATAAAAACCTCGTCTGTGTTTCTAATGCGGTAAAAGATGATCTAATCAATGCCATTGGTATTCATGCTGAACAACTAAAAACTATTTATAATCCATTTAATATTGAAGAAATACAGCAAAAAGCCACCCTTTCTAATCCCTTTGCTGAACAAGATTATATCTTGCATGTAGGTCGATTACATGAAGTAAAAAGACAAGACAGATTAATTGAGGCTTTTGCTAAAGCTGATTTACCTTGCCAACTGATTATACTCGGTGAAGGCACTCCCACCGTTAAACAGCGATTAGAAGCTCTAATTAAACAACTTAACTTAATGGAGAAAGTCACCCTTGCGGGTTTTATCCCAAACCCTCTCCCTACAATCAAAGGCGCTAAAGTGGTTGCATTAAGCTCTGATAGTGAAGGGCTTCCTACTGTATTAATTGAAGCATTAATATGTGGTGTGCCTATCGTTAGTACCCGATGCCCCGGTGGGGTCAGCGAAATCATGACAGGCGAACTTTCCGATTACCTCTCTGCAATGGATAGTGACTCTCTCGCGGAAAAACTTCGCCTTGCGTATTATTCACAGCCTCAAATATTGCCATCATCCTATGCAAAATTTGAACTAAACCATATTTTAAAGCAGTATATCGCTTTAATTCCTTAA
- a CDS encoding glycosyltransferase family 4 protein gives MNHPLRLAIVRQKYRPDGGAERFIARALDALSNDDLELNVITREWQGDTNPDWHIHLCNPRKLGRISRESGFAKAARACWQENHFDIVQSHERIAGCDIFRAGDGVHRRWLLQRQRILPNWKGRWLFYDRYHRYVMNAEKQMYADPALKQVICNSQMVKNEIIEDFGVSADKITVIYNAIDHNAFVPATNSQKERLKTQYNIPHDVPCFIYVGSGFERKGLAAAISAIAKTSAILLVVGSDKNQRKYEQLATQLGCEQRIFFLGMQKKTLDFYQIADALLLPTLYDPFPNVILEALSCGLPVITSTTCGGAEFIQHGKNGFVCDALDISALTDAITQIPKETAWTEMSQVARETILPYTPQRLSGELISLYKRILAL, from the coding sequence ATGAATCACCCGTTACGACTCGCCATTGTCAGACAAAAATATCGCCCAGATGGGGGAGCTGAGCGCTTTATTGCGCGCGCATTAGATGCATTATCAAACGATGATCTTGAACTTAATGTGATCACACGAGAATGGCAAGGTGATACCAATCCAGATTGGCATATTCACTTATGCAATCCACGAAAATTAGGCAGGATTAGCCGAGAATCGGGTTTCGCTAAAGCAGCTAGAGCATGTTGGCAGGAAAATCATTTTGATATTGTTCAAAGCCATGAACGTATCGCAGGTTGTGATATTTTTCGGGCAGGTGATGGTGTACATCGCCGATGGTTATTACAACGCCAAAGAATATTACCTAATTGGAAAGGTCGTTGGCTATTTTATGATAGATACCACCGTTATGTCATGAATGCAGAAAAACAGATGTATGCCGATCCCGCATTAAAACAGGTTATCTGTAATTCACAGATGGTTAAAAATGAAATTATTGAGGATTTTGGCGTTTCTGCCGATAAAATAACTGTCATTTATAATGCAATTGACCATAATGCTTTCGTACCTGCAACAAATTCTCAAAAAGAGAGATTAAAAACACAATATAATATTCCACACGACGTACCTTGCTTTATTTATGTGGGATCAGGCTTCGAGCGTAAAGGCTTAGCAGCTGCTATCTCAGCAATAGCAAAGACATCAGCTATATTGTTAGTGGTTGGAAGTGATAAAAATCAGCGTAAATATGAACAACTCGCAACACAATTAGGTTGTGAACAACGCATTTTCTTTTTAGGTATGCAGAAAAAAACACTCGATTTTTATCAAATAGCGGATGCGTTACTACTTCCTACTCTTTATGACCCTTTTCCTAATGTTATTCTTGAGGCATTATCATGTGGTTTACCGGTGATCACCTCAACGACTTGTGGTGGTGCAGAGTTTATTCAACATGGTAAAAATGGATTTGTTTGTGATGCATTGGATATTTCAGCATTAACCGATGCAATTACACAGATCCCAAAAGAAACAGCGTGGACTGAGATGTCACAAGTGGCGAGAGAGACCATTCTCCCTTATACACCACAGCGATTATCAGGCGAGCTTATTTCACTTTATAAACGGATATTAGCCTTGTGA
- the rfaQ gene encoding putative lipopolysaccharide heptosyltransferase III: MTNINQSFNRILVIKLQHHGDMLLTTPVICSLKSAYPNATIDVLLYKETLPMLEHNPFINNIFYLDRNWKHQGKLTRLKKEWELGRTLQKQQYDLVVNLADQWKAAIFALLTKAKIRLGFEFEKRKGSQFWQKCHNVIVSTADHGQLHTVEQNLSILAPLNIPIISDVMMAYSEADKQWLAETIGKYHLPENYIVIQPTSRWFFKCWDEDKMATLITKLQQNHYSVVLTSGPEAKELEMIQTILAHCPNKEVITVLAGQTSLSQLAVLIDNAGLFIGVDSVAMHMAAALKTPLVALFGPSKLEHWHPWQAVGETIWAGNYDDIPHPDHIKTDTQQRYLSAIPVDVVYNTAIRHLS; the protein is encoded by the coding sequence ATGACTAATATAAATCAATCATTTAATAGAATACTGGTTATTAAACTCCAACATCATGGAGATATGTTATTAACGACGCCCGTTATATGCTCATTAAAATCAGCTTATCCTAATGCAACGATTGATGTTTTATTATACAAAGAAACATTACCTATGCTTGAGCACAACCCATTCATCAATAATATTTTTTATCTTGATCGTAATTGGAAACATCAAGGTAAATTGACCCGATTAAAAAAAGAGTGGGAGCTTGGTCGAACATTGCAAAAACAGCAGTACGACTTAGTAGTAAATTTAGCTGATCAATGGAAAGCGGCCATTTTTGCTCTACTTACCAAAGCAAAAATACGTTTAGGCTTTGAATTTGAAAAGCGTAAAGGCAGCCAATTTTGGCAAAAATGTCATAATGTAATTGTCTCTACGGCAGATCATGGACAACTACACACCGTTGAACAAAATCTGAGTATCCTTGCTCCACTTAATATTCCTATCATTTCAGATGTAATGATGGCTTATAGCGAAGCAGATAAACAGTGGTTAGCAGAGACTATTGGAAAATATCATCTCCCTGAAAACTATATCGTTATACAACCAACCTCTCGCTGGTTTTTCAAATGCTGGGATGAAGATAAAATGGCGACTTTAATTACAAAGCTCCAGCAAAATCATTATTCCGTAGTTTTAACTTCTGGCCCAGAAGCAAAAGAATTAGAGATGATACAAACTATTTTGGCACACTGCCCAAACAAAGAAGTGATAACGGTTTTAGCCGGACAAACATCTTTATCTCAACTTGCGGTATTAATTGATAATGCAGGGCTTTTTATTGGTGTGGATTCTGTCGCAATGCATATGGCTGCCGCATTAAAAACACCTTTAGTTGCTCTTTTTGGCCCTTCTAAACTTGAACATTGGCACCCTTGGCAAGCGGTAGGTGAAACAATATGGGCAGGCAATTATGACGATATTCCACACCCAGATCATATAAAAACAGATACCCAACAACGTTATCTTTCCGCTATTCCGGTTGATGTGGTTTACAACACAGCTATAAGGCATTTATCTTAA